CACACCAGCACCGAACCGCAGAGGAACGCGATAAAGGTCAGGAAGGTGCGACCACGCTGGCGCAGGGCCGAGCCGTCGATCATCAGCAGGGTCAGGGACAGCAGGGCCAGCACCACCGAACCAATGGCCAGCACGCGCCATTGCGGGATTGCGACCACGGGCCCTTCAAAGTTGAATTTCTGCTGGCGTGCGGCGTTGTACACGCCCCAGTAAGCGCCCGCCGAGCCTTCGTCGCTGACTTTCCACGGCTGATCGAAGGCCTCGATCACAAAGTAGTTGAAGCCCTGGCGGTTCAGTTTGTTCACCAGCGTGCGCAGGTAGATCGCCTGGTCGGCGGGGGAGGTTTCATTGCCCCCGCGCATGCGGCCGTTGCTCGGCCAACCGACTTCCGACAGCAGCAGCGGTTTTTTCGGGAAGAGTTTCTTCAGGTCGCGGGCACGGTCGAGTACGTATTGGCCGGCCTTGTCCATCGGGATGTATTCCCAGAACGGCAGGATGTGCGCGGCGATCAGGTCGACGTGCTTGGCCAGTTGCGGGTTTTTCTCCCAGATGTGCCATTGCTCGGACGTGGTCACCGGCACTTTCACGGCGGCGCGCACCCGGTCCAGCAGCACGATCAGCGCTTCTGGGGTGATTTCTTCACGGAACAGCGCTTCGTTGCCGACCACCACCCGCACCACACTGCGCGAGCTGTTGGCGATTTCGATGGCGCGCTGGATTTCCCGCTCGTTGCGCTCAAGGTCCGGGCTGATCCAGATCCCCAGGGTCACACGCAGGCCGAATTCTTCCGCCAGTTTGGGGATATCCCCCAGAGTGCCGTCGACCGAGTAGGTACGGATGTTGTCCGTCAGCTTGCTCATGATCTCGAGGTCGCGACGCATCTGGTCGTCGGTCGGGTACTGGTCTTTCTGCGGGTACTGGCCTTGCTGGAACGGCGAGTAGGAAAAACCGGAGATCTGTTCAGGCCAGTTGGGGGTGGTGACGGGGCGGTTGATCAGCGCCCAGAAACCGGTGAACAGCGCGGCGATTGCCAGCACGATCACCAGGTTGAGTCCAAATTTACGCGATGCCATGGCTATTTCGGGTTCCAAAGGGTGTGGAACGAAAAGAGGTGTCGGCCTGCGCCGAACGGCGCGCATCCTACACCGGCCCTTCCCTGACCGTACAGCAAGCAGAGAAAAACCGGACATTAGTCAGCGAAAGGCCATCTTAGTTCTTAACTTGTAGCTTGAAGCTTCGAACTTGTCGCTGCGTAGCCCTATAATGCGCGCCGGTTTTTGGGGTAATGGTCATGAGCACAGAAGATCCGCGGTTTGCAGGCGTCGCCCGCTTGTATGGCATTGAAGGCCTGGAACGCTTGAAAGCAGCCCATGTGGCTATTGTCGGCGTTGGCGGCGTAGGCTCCTGGGCGGCGGAAGCCGTGGCCCGTTGCGGGGTGGGCGAGATTTCGCTGTTTGACCTGGATGACGTCTGCGTGAGCAACAGCAACCGTCAGTTGCACGCGCTGGACAGCACCGTGGGCAAGCCCAAGGTCGAGGTGATGGCGGAGCGCCTGCGCGGCATCAACCCGGATTGCACCGTGCATGCGGTGGCGGATTTCGTGACCCGCGACACCATGGCCGAATACATCACGCCGGACATCGATTGCGTGATCGACTGCATCGACGCGGTCAACGCCAAGGCCGCGCTCATCGCCTGGTGCAAGCGTCGCAAGATCCAGATCATCACCACCGGCGGCGCCGGCGGGCAGATCGACCCGACGTTGATCCAGGTCTGCGACCTGAACCGCACCTTCAATGACCCGTTGGCCTCGAAAGTGCGCTCGACCCTGCGCCGCGACTACAACTTCTCCCGTACCGTGACCCGCCATTACAGCGTGCCGTGTGTGTTTTCCACCGAACAGCTGCGTTATCCCAAGCCGGACGGCAGCATCTGTTTGCAGAAGAGTTTTGTCGGGGATGGCGTGAAGCTGGACTGCGCGGGCGGTTTTGGTGCGGTGATGATGGTGACGGCCACGTTCGGCATGGTGGCGGCCACCAAGGCGGTGGACAAGATTGTGGCCGGAGTGCGCCGGCCTTCCGAGCGGGTCAAGGCGTCGTAACGGCGCTCAGTTGCCGCATGCGCTGCAGCACGGCATTCAGGCCATTGCTGCGCGACGGTGACAGTTGGCGGGACAGCCCCAACTGTGCAAACCAGTCAGGCAGATCCACCGCCTGCAATTCTGCGGCGGACAGGCCATTGACCCGCGCCAGCAGCAACGCCACCAACCCACGAATCATCCGTGCGTCGCTGCTGGCGGCGAACTGCCAGTGGCCATCGCGCAATTCTGCGACCAGCCACACCAGGCTTTCGCAGCCCTGTACGAGATTGGCGTCGACTTTATCCTCATCGGCCAGGGCAGGCAGACGCTCGCCCCATTGCATCAGCATCCGCGCGCGCTGCTCCCAACTGCCGACGGCCTGAAACGCCTCAAGTGCGGCTGCGGCATCCACCGGTAAGCTCATCGCAGCATATCCAACGCTTGATCCAGCGCTTCAAAGAAGCGTTCCAGGTCATCGGAATCGTTATACAGCGCCAGGGACACGCGAATCGCCCCTGACAGATGCATCGCCTTGAGCAACGGCATGGCGCAGTGATGCCCGGCGCGTACGGCAATGCCTTGCTCGGTCAGCAGGTGCGCGAGGTCGGCGTTATGCACGCCATCGACCACAAAGCTGACCAACGCCACCTGGGGCGAACCCAGCACGTGCACGCCATTGCGCGCCTTGAGCCCGCGCAACAGGTAGTCATGCAACGCCGCTTCATGGGCGATCACTGCCGGCTGATCCAGCGAACTCAAGTAATCCAGGCTGGCGCCCAGGCCGATCACGCTGGCAATCGGCGGGGTGCCGGCCTCAAAGCCCAGCGGCGCCGGGCGGAAGCTGGCGCTGTGGTAATCGGCCTGTTGCACCATCTCGCCGCCGAACTGCCAGTGGCGTACGTGGTGCAGCGCTTCATTGCGACCAAACAGCACACCGACGCCGTCCGGGCCATACAGTTTGTGGCTGGAAAACACATAGAAGTCGCAACCCAGCGCCTGCACGTCGTGACGACCATGGACGATGCCTTGGGCGCCGTCGATCACGGTCAGGGCGCCGTGGGGCTGGGCGAGTGCCAGCAGGGCTTCCAGTGGCTGCCAGGCGCCGAGCACGTTGGACAGCTGGCTCACTGCGAGTAATCGCGTGCGCGGGCCGATCAGCTCGGCAGCGGCAGCCAGGTCGATCACGCCGTTATCATCCAGTGGCAGTACCACTAGGTTCAGTGCGCGACGCTTGGCCAGTTGCTGCCAGGGCAGCAGGTTGGCGTGGTGTTCCAGGGCGCTGATGACAATCTCATCGCCCGCATTGAATAAGTGCTCAAGGCCATAGGCCAAGAGGTTCAGCGCAGAAGTTGCGCCGTGGGTGAACACGATCTGCCCGCTGTCGCCTGCATTCAACCACTGTGCGACCTTGCTGCGGCTGTCTTCGAACGCCTGGGTCGCATGGGCGCCTGGCAAATGCTGGGCGCGGTGCACATTGGCTGCGCCGTTGGCGTAGTAATGGCTGATGGCATCCAACAAAGCCTGGGGTTTTTGCGTGGTGGCGGCGTTGTCCAGGTAGGTCTGGTCTTGCCGTTGCAGGGTGGCGATGGCCGGAAAGTCGGCGCGCCAGGGGGAGGGCACTAGCATGGTGTTCAAGACTCGTATAAGCGAGCCCCAGGGTCGGGGCCCGCTAGGGGCATCGAGTGGCTGCTTAGTTGTGAGCGTGCAGCGCTTCGTTCAGTTCGATGGCCGATTTGTGGGTTTTGCACTCCACGGCACCGGTCTCGGAGTTGCGGCGGAACAGCAGGTCCGGTTGGCCGGCCAGTTCGCGTGCCTTGACCACTTTGACCAGTTGGTTCTGCTCGTCCAGCAGCGCAACCTTGGTGCCGGCGGTGACGTACAGGCCCGATTCCACGGTGTTACGGTCGCCCAACGGGATACCGATACCGGCGTTGGCGCCGATCAGGCAGCCTTCGCCAACCTTGATCACGATGTTGCCGCCGCCCGACAGGGTGCCCATGGTGGAGCAACCGCCGCCCAGGTCCGAACCCTTGCCGACGAATACGCCTGCCGATACACGACCTTCGATCATGCCTGGGCCTTCGGTGCCAGCGTTGAAGTTGACGAAACCTTCGTGCATCACGGTGGTGCCTTCGCCCACATAGGCACCCAGGCGGATGCGTGCTGCGTCAGCGATACGCACACCGCTCGGCACCACGTAGTCGGTCATTTTCGGGAACTTGTCCACCGAGAACACTTCCAGCAGTTCGCCACGCAGGCGGGCTTCCAGCTGGCGTTCGGCCAGTTCGTTGATGTCGATCGCGCCCTGGCTGGTCCAGGCCACGTTCGGCAGCTGCGGGAACACACCGGCCAGGCTCAGGCCGTGGGGCTTGACCAGGCGGTGGGACAGCAGGTGCAGCTTGAGGTAGGCCTCAGGCGTGGAGGTCAGTGCAGCGTCTTCGGCCAGCAGGGTGGCGACCAGCGGCGTGTGGCTTTCGGCCAGGCGGTTGAGCAGCGCGGCTTGGGTAGCGTCGACATTCTTGAGCGCATCAGCCAGTTGCAGCGCTTGGCTGATGGTGAAGGTGATCGCCTGGTTGCCTTCGGTGTAGCCGAGGATCGGCGCGATGGCTGCGACGATTTCTGCCGACGGGTTGAGCAGCGGTTGTGCGTAAAACACTTCCAGCCAAGCACCTTGGCGGTTCTGAGTGCCGACGCCGAAGCCCAGGCTGAACAGGGAATTGGACATGCTGTTACCTCTACAAAAATGGAAAGGGCTGGCCTACTTGAGGGCCGCCGAATAACTATCTGGCTTGAAGCCAATCAGGGTTCTGTCACCGAGATCAAGCACCGGGCGCTTGATCATCGAGGGTTGTGCGAGCATCAATTCAATGGCTTTCGACTGATCGAGATCGGCTTTGCGTTCGTCTTCGAGTTTGCGAAAGGTGGTGCCCGCACGGTTCAAAACCACCTGCCAACCGTGCTCGTCGCACCATTGGGTCAAGTGTTCGCGGTCGATACCGGCCGTTTTGTAGTCGTGGAACTCATAGTTGGCGCCGTGCTCATCGAGCCAGGTGCGCGCCTTTTTCATGGTGTCGCAGGCTTTGATGCCGAAAAGGTGCAACGTTTTGCTTGAAGCGGTCAAGGAATTGCCCCCCTTTGGACCAAGTAGAAACGAAAGGTCACGGATTATGCCACGACCAGCGCGTTTGGGTGCCGCTCGTCAGCGCTGTGCGACTTTTGTGCAAAAGCCAGCGAGTAACATAGCCGGGTAATATGGCACTTCAACGGCCAGTTGTTGCCTGATGTGTGTCGTTGCAAGTCGATTGTCCGGGAAAACCGCGTTATGCAAACCGCCTACACCGTTCTTATCCTGCTGATGCTGGTCAGCGTTTCGCGTCTGGTCGGGCGTGTCATTCCTCTGCCGTTGCCTCTGGTGCAGATTGCCGCCGGT
The genomic region above belongs to Pseudomonas azotoformans and contains:
- the dapD gene encoding 2,3,4,5-tetrahydropyridine-2,6-dicarboxylate N-succinyltransferase — protein: MSNSLFSLGFGVGTQNRQGAWLEVFYAQPLLNPSAEIVAAIAPILGYTEGNQAITFTISQALQLADALKNVDATQAALLNRLAESHTPLVATLLAEDAALTSTPEAYLKLHLLSHRLVKPHGLSLAGVFPQLPNVAWTSQGAIDINELAERQLEARLRGELLEVFSVDKFPKMTDYVVPSGVRIADAARIRLGAYVGEGTTVMHEGFVNFNAGTEGPGMIEGRVSAGVFVGKGSDLGGGCSTMGTLSGGGNIVIKVGEGCLIGANAGIGIPLGDRNTVESGLYVTAGTKVALLDEQNQLVKVVKARELAGQPDLLFRRNSETGAVECKTHKSAIELNEALHAHN
- a CDS encoding arsenate reductase, producing MKKARTWLDEHGANYEFHDYKTAGIDREHLTQWCDEHGWQVVLNRAGTTFRKLEDERKADLDQSKAIELMLAQPSMIKRPVLDLGDRTLIGFKPDSYSAALK
- the tcdA gene encoding tRNA cyclic N6-threonylcarbamoyladenosine(37) synthase TcdA, with protein sequence MSTEDPRFAGVARLYGIEGLERLKAAHVAIVGVGGVGSWAAEAVARCGVGEISLFDLDDVCVSNSNRQLHALDSTVGKPKVEVMAERLRGINPDCTVHAVADFVTRDTMAEYITPDIDCVIDCIDAVNAKAALIAWCKRRKIQIITTGGAGGQIDPTLIQVCDLNRTFNDPLASKVRSTLRRDYNFSRTVTRHYSVPCVFSTEQLRYPKPDGSICLQKSFVGDGVKLDCAGGFGAVMMVTATFGMVAATKAVDKIVAGVRRPSERVKAS
- a CDS encoding SufE family protein, which produces MSLPVDAAAALEAFQAVGSWEQRARMLMQWGERLPALADEDKVDANLVQGCESLVWLVAELRDGHWQFAASSDARMIRGLVALLLARVNGLSAAELQAVDLPDWFAQLGLSRQLSPSRSNGLNAVLQRMRQLSAVTTP
- a CDS encoding aminotransferase class V-fold PLP-dependent enzyme, which gives rise to MLVPSPWRADFPAIATLQRQDQTYLDNAATTQKPQALLDAISHYYANGAANVHRAQHLPGAHATQAFEDSRSKVAQWLNAGDSGQIVFTHGATSALNLLAYGLEHLFNAGDEIVISALEHHANLLPWQQLAKRRALNLVVLPLDDNGVIDLAAAAELIGPRTRLLAVSQLSNVLGAWQPLEALLALAQPHGALTVIDGAQGIVHGRHDVQALGCDFYVFSSHKLYGPDGVGVLFGRNEALHHVRHWQFGGEMVQQADYHSASFRPAPLGFEAGTPPIASVIGLGASLDYLSSLDQPAVIAHEAALHDYLLRGLKARNGVHVLGSPQVALVSFVVDGVHNADLAHLLTEQGIAVRAGHHCAMPLLKAMHLSGAIRVSLALYNDSDDLERFFEALDQALDMLR